Proteins from one Vibrio coralliirubri genomic window:
- a CDS encoding response regulator transcription factor, with protein MNTLLLIEDDQLLGQGLVSFFESNGYQCLWAKDSESASKQWFRADLVILDRQLEDGDSLQHLPNWLLLKALPVIVLTAKVEVQQRVEGLMAGAKDYVTKPFSNDELLARVITQLRPLGVSLLTYANIQINLSERIAYLDESPVTLKPKEFQLLVLFVQNQSRVFHRDELLNKIWGYQAFPSTRTIDNHILRLRQKLPTLNIETHRGVGYRLAGES; from the coding sequence ATGAACACCCTACTGCTGATTGAAGACGACCAACTGCTTGGACAAGGCCTCGTCAGCTTCTTTGAATCCAATGGTTACCAATGCCTTTGGGCGAAGGATTCAGAGAGTGCCAGTAAGCAATGGTTTCGAGCCGATCTTGTGATACTGGATCGACAGCTCGAAGACGGTGACAGCTTGCAACACCTTCCAAACTGGTTACTCCTCAAAGCGCTTCCTGTAATTGTGCTGACCGCTAAAGTAGAAGTTCAACAACGTGTTGAAGGTTTAATGGCGGGTGCCAAAGATTACGTGACTAAGCCATTTTCGAACGACGAATTGCTCGCTCGAGTCATTACCCAGCTGCGTCCGTTAGGTGTGAGCCTCTTAACTTACGCAAATATCCAAATCAACTTGTCGGAACGGATCGCTTATCTGGATGAAAGCCCTGTCACGTTGAAACCTAAGGAGTTTCAGCTATTGGTACTGTTTGTTCAGAACCAAAGCCGAGTGTTTCACCGAGATGAATTACTCAATAAGATTTGGGGTTATCAGGCCTTTCCAAGTACCCGAACTATTGATAATCACATACTGCGCTTACGCCAGAAACTGCCAACATTGAATATAGAAACACATCGCGGCGTTGGTTACCGCTTGGCCGGGGAATCATAA
- a CDS encoding glycoside hydrolase gives MLSVRHPLNLSNCAILALTTACLFSSNAQASQITLTSNSSNTVSISSNTLEIDWNGLSVNSAALTVDNQPQKATNLVIGFADKADSAKIATWTLVPSGINVEAELNQDQLTFQFSLPSNIQVKRHDPIELAWFDLAEQQTQTLFLPFSEGMRVPTDNKLWASYLVGNHSGSNTTQDLKMPFWTVQQNNHFISYQMVNATNNQLLFSDASSNASSNTNTKIDMKASHQFTMLNQSQPFIVRITLGDSWLDGAKQYRDWRINNDQSETLVAKQKRNPDVSKLIAASHIYLFGKDPLSIQDVSDWWGLTTWYLERSKLGVSGEAKRELSSLSKGKYWFSQYHKQLLLDSISQSLQVLYPVGNPTLENNTIKAQYKAAQDKKNWLLEHASPYLNSPDTWGQALSSDMVANLNKAGLNKLWLGLDNWTPAFYQPNAVAMAKQSGYLVGTYDSYNTAIPAKLNDNWLTAQLPEPMRQGCAIEMADGSLKKGFRGNGFYLNPNCYLEYVKQRAQDIMRFGNFNSLFLDVDATAMAREDYSGSIDSHSNSNGNGNGNGNTNESDMLSAFNNRMQWLSEQPSLVLGSEDGNSLTTKGIAFAHGLETVGFGWTDKDMKENRQSPYYLGRWYPDHKPDFFFTPAEVKEPYKSLLFSPQYRIPLYQAVFHDEVINTHHWHSDSLKFTNVRAERDLTAMLYNTPAMVHLTRDEALSSSSPRIKALKHYQDGFEPMHEQLWDKQLVDFDWLDKNGDVQQTEFSDGSKIIANFSSKAFRHNGIDIAGLSIKAILANGQVVDWQPDHS, from the coding sequence ATGCTTAGCGTACGTCACCCACTCAATCTTTCTAATTGTGCCATTCTGGCTTTAACAACTGCTTGTCTGTTTTCATCCAATGCACAAGCGAGCCAAATAACGCTCACCAGTAATAGCAGCAATACCGTCTCTATATCATCGAATACTCTAGAGATAGATTGGAACGGCTTAAGCGTTAACAGCGCTGCTCTCACCGTTGATAACCAACCACAGAAAGCGACCAATCTGGTTATTGGCTTTGCCGATAAAGCTGACTCAGCAAAAATCGCCACTTGGACCTTAGTACCCAGTGGGATAAACGTTGAGGCAGAGCTTAACCAAGACCAGCTCACTTTTCAGTTCAGCTTGCCTTCAAATATTCAGGTGAAGCGACACGATCCCATCGAGTTGGCGTGGTTTGATCTTGCCGAACAACAAACTCAGACACTATTTCTTCCGTTTAGTGAAGGTATGCGCGTGCCTACTGACAACAAGCTTTGGGCAAGTTATCTCGTCGGCAACCATTCTGGAAGTAACACTACTCAAGACTTGAAGATGCCTTTTTGGACAGTACAGCAAAACAATCATTTCATTAGCTATCAAATGGTTAATGCAACCAACAATCAACTGCTCTTTTCAGATGCATCCTCTAATGCTTCCTCAAATACAAATACCAAAATTGATATGAAGGCATCACACCAATTTACGATGCTCAATCAGTCACAGCCTTTTATTGTTCGTATCACCCTCGGAGACTCGTGGTTAGATGGTGCCAAACAATACCGAGATTGGCGCATCAATAATGACCAGTCTGAAACACTTGTAGCAAAGCAAAAGCGCAATCCAGATGTGAGTAAGTTGATCGCCGCGAGCCACATTTATTTGTTTGGTAAAGATCCATTAAGCATCCAAGATGTGAGCGACTGGTGGGGATTGACAACATGGTATCTAGAGAGGTCTAAACTCGGCGTTTCTGGGGAAGCGAAAAGAGAGCTGTCATCACTCTCCAAGGGCAAATATTGGTTCAGTCAGTACCACAAACAACTATTGTTAGACTCTATTAGCCAGTCATTGCAGGTGTTATATCCTGTTGGTAACCCGACACTCGAAAACAACACGATTAAAGCGCAATACAAAGCAGCCCAGGATAAGAAGAACTGGTTGCTAGAGCACGCTTCCCCTTACCTAAACTCGCCAGACACATGGGGGCAAGCATTGTCTTCAGACATGGTCGCTAATCTAAATAAGGCAGGTTTAAACAAACTGTGGCTTGGATTAGACAATTGGACGCCAGCATTCTATCAACCTAACGCCGTGGCTATGGCAAAACAGTCCGGATATCTGGTCGGTACTTACGATTCCTACAACACAGCCATTCCTGCGAAGCTCAATGACAACTGGCTAACCGCTCAATTACCAGAGCCGATGCGTCAGGGTTGTGCCATTGAAATGGCAGATGGCAGCCTAAAAAAAGGGTTTCGAGGTAACGGATTCTATCTAAATCCGAACTGCTATTTAGAATACGTAAAACAGCGTGCTCAAGACATTATGAGATTCGGTAACTTCAACAGCTTGTTCTTAGATGTTGATGCAACCGCCATGGCACGTGAAGATTACAGCGGCTCTATAGACAGTCATAGCAACAGTAATGGCAATGGCAATGGCAATGGCAATACAAACGAATCAGACATGCTTTCTGCCTTCAACAACCGAATGCAGTGGCTTAGCGAGCAACCATCGTTAGTATTAGGATCTGAAGACGGCAACAGCCTAACAACAAAAGGCATCGCGTTTGCACACGGCTTAGAAACGGTTGGTTTTGGTTGGACAGATAAAGACATGAAAGAAAACCGTCAGTCTCCCTATTACTTAGGCCGTTGGTACCCAGACCACAAGCCTGACTTCTTCTTTACGCCGGCCGAGGTTAAAGAGCCCTATAAGTCGCTACTGTTTTCGCCACAATATCGAATTCCACTTTACCAAGCCGTTTTCCATGATGAAGTAATTAATACGCACCATTGGCATTCAGACAGCCTCAAGTTCACTAATGTACGAGCAGAACGTGATTTAACCGCCATGCTGTACAACACGCCAGCGATGGTTCACTTGACCAGGGATGAAGCTTTATCAAGTTCAAGCCCGAGAATCAAAGCACTCAAACACTATCAAGACGGCTTTGAACCGATGCACGAACAGTTATGGGATAAACAGTTAGTCGATTTCGACTGGTTAGATAAGAACGGCGATGTTCAACAAACCGAGTTCAGTGACGGGAGTAAGATCATTGCCAACTTCTCCAGCAAGGCATTTCGTCACAACGGTATCGATATTGCTGGCCTATCGATCAAAGCTATATTGGCGAATGGGCAAGTCGTCGACTGGCAGCCCGATCATAGTTAG
- a CDS encoding DUF2861 family protein, producing MKVTSLVALLCTLPFASHAAWFTDTPLQHTYQSLLDEQPQVAWQELQIALDQQTLDSELWLPVKQEILSQTQCGTSLKQSAEPKHHIQVSFIRRYGLSSHGYQIKVSAEQLNKGLETQTLSLVSPKGKVLLDGQLASNNEYQEIETNEMFIKPESGVYQLKIGSNHYPIIVALNDSNRWLTLESKLSEPHIVLSPPKVVDNCPDANVSWQWFDEDYHLLGYKVPIKTVQAPVPTESPLGTKAKHLSASVEMFEYQGAIEVQYVQRVAVPF from the coding sequence ATGAAAGTTACTTCGTTAGTCGCACTGCTCTGCACCTTGCCGTTCGCAAGTCATGCGGCATGGTTTACTGACACGCCATTGCAGCACACCTATCAATCGCTGCTTGATGAGCAGCCTCAAGTTGCGTGGCAAGAGCTGCAAATCGCACTCGATCAACAAACACTCGATAGTGAGCTTTGGCTGCCAGTCAAACAAGAGATATTGAGCCAGACTCAATGTGGAACCTCACTAAAACAAAGTGCAGAGCCGAAACACCACATCCAAGTCAGCTTCATTCGACGCTATGGCCTGTCGTCGCACGGTTATCAAATCAAAGTCTCTGCCGAGCAACTCAACAAAGGCTTAGAAACCCAAACTCTTTCTTTGGTATCGCCCAAAGGCAAAGTCCTTCTTGATGGGCAACTCGCTTCCAATAATGAGTATCAAGAGATTGAAACCAATGAAATGTTCATCAAACCCGAATCTGGTGTTTATCAACTAAAGATAGGTTCAAATCACTACCCTATTATTGTCGCTTTAAATGACAGTAATCGATGGCTGACACTCGAAAGTAAACTCAGCGAACCACATATCGTGCTCTCGCCTCCAAAGGTGGTCGACAACTGCCCTGACGCTAATGTGAGTTGGCAATGGTTTGATGAAGACTACCACCTGCTGGGTTACAAAGTGCCAATCAAAACAGTACAAGCACCCGTACCCACAGAAAGTCCACTTGGAACTAAAGCCAAGCACTTGAGTGCTTCGGTTGAAATGTTTGAATACCAAGGCGCAATTGAAGTCCAATATGTGCAGCGCGTCGCCGTGCCTTTCTAA
- a CDS encoding sigma-70 family RNA polymerase sigma factor, with the protein MNNDSFAAFQGLTDETPITESFSTSADPYAHYLKDIVGIDLLSREDEVYYAKLNRAGDKKARDVMIESNLRLVVKIAKSYLKRKGNNFTLLDLIEEGNIGLIKAIDKYDPEPGYRFSTYAVWWIRENIEAALMNTGRTVRLPAHVCKEINSLASKKLDVSKKMSKEVSISELSDSSGVKAERVDQLVALSGFIDVTTTVGTSHAPMVLDQCESEYIPDPQQDCEDQSFTQALEQIIHTLPPKLQKVLIHRFGFFDNNVKTLSEVGQMLDVNVSNERVRQMQKEAVERIQKRLKFDGWV; encoded by the coding sequence ATGAACAACGATAGTTTTGCTGCGTTTCAGGGGCTCACGGATGAAACACCCATTACCGAATCATTTTCTACCAGTGCAGACCCTTATGCTCATTATCTAAAGGATATTGTTGGCATTGATCTGCTGTCGCGTGAAGATGAAGTGTATTACGCAAAATTGAATCGCGCGGGTGATAAAAAAGCGCGTGATGTTATGATCGAATCAAACCTGCGCCTTGTTGTGAAAATCGCAAAGAGTTACCTAAAGCGTAAAGGCAATAATTTCACCCTGCTCGACCTGATCGAGGAAGGCAACATTGGCTTAATTAAAGCCATCGACAAATACGATCCAGAACCAGGTTATCGTTTTTCAACCTACGCTGTCTGGTGGATACGCGAAAACATTGAAGCCGCACTGATGAACACGGGTCGAACCGTTCGATTGCCAGCCCACGTGTGTAAAGAAATAAACAGCCTCGCCTCAAAAAAGCTCGATGTAAGCAAAAAAATGAGTAAAGAGGTTTCAATTTCTGAGTTATCAGACAGTTCAGGTGTTAAGGCCGAACGCGTCGATCAACTGGTGGCGTTAAGTGGGTTTATTGACGTGACGACAACGGTTGGAACTAGCCATGCTCCTATGGTGCTTGATCAATGCGAAAGTGAATATATCCCCGACCCTCAACAAGATTGTGAAGATCAATCCTTTACCCAAGCTCTAGAACAAATCATCCATACACTTCCTCCAAAATTACAAAAGGTGCTCATCCACCGTTTTGGTTTCTTTGATAACAACGTGAAAACGCTGTCTGAGGTCGGGCAAATGTTGGATGTAAATGTTTCTAATGAACGTGTTAGACAAATGCAGAAAGAAGCGGTCGAGAGGATTCAAAAACGACTCAAGTTTGATGGTTGGGTGTAA
- a CDS encoding response regulator codes for MDLTLPPDLRVLIVDDSKSATILIKQQLSSLGISHDCIFIATDYRQAIKAVETHSFHVLLIDYHLEQSFTGFELLGILYRNRLIDHTVATILLSGDMRQETVLTALSGEAHHFVSKPINTQTLGKKIQSAVSVSKKLTQLNDLYPITSQERLAQALAISPNGTSVQFEATLIEHLIAGKKWQLLSSVINNSKTNMHPTKLVAEALILDSLGKPNLAIDKLHNFLIAQPLSLSVIDCLSCIYEKHKMLLPALKLAIRAFEMTPSISHRAIRAIDLAENADNTHMIIKLGEMYATHISAADIDVIHSIGAHFNSLKATYQRETQLKYKRILLEHANQFTELVNLKLPVKQQQQVLASLALFQSSILLIENSPQVAHKKVIRASTLLANNFHSQPTYLLAQLLPLLVHFGEYSLYHLSVECLKSRGEAVSHKLESKNVDPSTCINIENFGSIQELKDYIHSYPYSVAAKLDYIYAVHKAHIDEKLSDDYLEEILQLELPPKWNQWISDSSRYGFSTKPPSPFSTCSRQESTC; via the coding sequence ATGGATTTGACCTTACCACCTGACCTACGAGTTTTAATTGTCGACGACTCCAAGAGTGCAACTATTCTTATAAAGCAGCAACTCTCGAGCTTGGGCATTTCACATGATTGCATCTTTATTGCGACCGACTATCGACAAGCCATTAAAGCGGTCGAGACGCACTCTTTTCATGTACTCCTCATCGATTACCACTTAGAACAGTCTTTTACTGGCTTTGAGCTGCTGGGGATTCTGTATCGAAATCGCCTGATAGACCATACTGTGGCAACAATCTTGCTCTCTGGGGATATGCGTCAGGAAACAGTATTAACCGCCCTTTCAGGTGAAGCACACCACTTCGTTTCTAAACCGATTAATACTCAAACGTTGGGTAAAAAGATCCAAAGTGCTGTGTCTGTTTCAAAGAAACTCACCCAACTGAATGATTTGTATCCCATCACCAGTCAAGAGAGATTAGCTCAAGCTTTGGCGATCTCCCCTAATGGTACTAGCGTTCAGTTCGAAGCGACATTGATTGAACATTTAATTGCAGGTAAGAAATGGCAGTTACTCTCTAGCGTCATTAACAACTCGAAAACCAACATGCACCCAACCAAATTGGTGGCTGAGGCGCTGATTCTCGACAGCTTAGGCAAGCCAAATTTAGCCATAGATAAGCTCCACAATTTTCTGATAGCGCAGCCACTCTCATTAAGCGTTATTGATTGCTTAAGCTGTATCTATGAAAAACACAAAATGCTGCTGCCTGCTCTCAAATTGGCGATTCGTGCATTTGAGATGACACCGAGTATCAGCCATCGTGCAATCAGGGCCATCGACTTAGCTGAGAACGCAGATAACACACATATGATCATAAAGTTAGGTGAAATGTATGCTACCCACATTTCAGCTGCTGACATCGATGTCATCCATTCCATTGGTGCGCACTTTAATTCGTTAAAAGCAACGTATCAGCGCGAGACGCAGCTAAAGTACAAGCGTATTTTGCTTGAGCACGCCAACCAATTCACCGAGTTGGTAAACCTGAAACTTCCGGTAAAACAACAGCAGCAAGTTTTGGCCAGCCTTGCCCTATTTCAGAGCAGCATATTGCTCATCGAAAATAGCCCTCAGGTTGCCCACAAAAAAGTGATTAGAGCTTCGACCCTGTTAGCTAATAATTTCCACAGCCAACCGACTTACTTGCTCGCTCAACTATTACCACTGCTCGTCCACTTTGGTGAGTACTCTCTTTATCACTTATCAGTGGAATGTCTAAAATCTCGGGGAGAAGCAGTAAGTCACAAACTTGAGTCCAAAAATGTCGATCCTTCAACGTGTATAAACATTGAAAACTTTGGGTCGATCCAGGAATTAAAGGACTACATTCACAGTTACCCATATTCAGTTGCCGCCAAACTTGACTATATATATGCCGTCCATAAAGCTCATATAGATGAGAAACTTAGCGACGACTATTTAGAAGAAATCTTACAATTAGAACTTCCTCCAAAATGGAATCAATGGATTAGTGATTCATCACGGTATGGTTTTTCCACTAAGCCGCCTAGCCCATTTTCAACATGCAGCCGACAGGAGTCCACATGCTAG
- a CDS encoding DHA2 family efflux MFS transporter permease subunit encodes MSNAGVVTQTNDGDEVSRRHWIALFGGLIGAFMAILDIQITNSSLKDIQGALSATLDESSCISTSYLVAEMIAIPLSGWLSKALGKRRYITWTTAIFTISSLLCSFSWNMTSMIVFRAMQGFSGGALIPLAFSLVIQLLPVNKRAVGMALFGVTATFAPSIGPTFGGWLTENFSWHYIFYINIPPALLVITMIRYGLDDEKLDLGTLKKADWFGIATMALGLGCLEVVLEEGNREEWFSSSFIVGLSIVSAVSLVYFVINELQHKKPLVNLRLLRDGQFAMSCIAYLILGMALLGSIYVLPMYLTQIQQYNAMEIGEVLMWMGFPQLLIFPIVPKLTQIIKPKYLVTFGFAMFGLSCYVNTHMTIDFGGQQLILSMVLRAIGSPFIMVPLSLVAMKNISKMDTPDASTLTNVMRNLGGAFSIAIIATLLDNKTREHLAHIKESLPSVSQLGWQTLQQQQAFFIQSGSDAATAMQQAQASLLGTMQRDAAIMAYNDVFLMMTAFLALAAVLILNMRD; translated from the coding sequence ATGAGTAACGCTGGTGTTGTCACCCAAACTAATGATGGTGACGAGGTTTCGAGACGCCATTGGATCGCCCTATTTGGCGGCTTAATCGGCGCGTTTATGGCGATCTTGGATATTCAGATTACCAACTCGTCTCTCAAAGATATTCAAGGTGCGCTATCAGCCACCTTAGATGAAAGCTCGTGCATCTCTACGTCTTACCTAGTGGCAGAGATGATCGCTATCCCACTCAGTGGTTGGCTTTCTAAAGCGCTCGGTAAACGCCGTTATATCACGTGGACAACGGCCATCTTCACCATTTCATCTTTGTTGTGTTCGTTCTCTTGGAACATGACCTCGATGATTGTATTCCGCGCGATGCAAGGCTTCAGTGGTGGTGCTTTAATCCCGCTTGCTTTCTCGCTAGTGATTCAGTTATTGCCGGTCAACAAGCGCGCTGTGGGTATGGCACTGTTTGGTGTAACCGCGACCTTTGCTCCATCGATTGGCCCTACTTTTGGTGGCTGGCTGACGGAGAACTTCTCGTGGCACTATATTTTCTACATCAATATTCCGCCAGCTTTGCTTGTGATCACCATGATCCGATATGGCTTGGACGATGAAAAGCTCGACCTTGGCACGCTGAAAAAAGCCGATTGGTTTGGTATCGCCACCATGGCATTAGGGCTAGGTTGTTTGGAAGTGGTGTTAGAAGAAGGTAACCGTGAAGAGTGGTTCAGTTCGAGCTTTATTGTTGGCTTGAGTATCGTCTCTGCTGTGAGTCTGGTTTACTTCGTGATAAACGAGCTTCAACACAAGAAGCCATTGGTTAACCTGCGGCTATTGCGGGATGGGCAGTTTGCGATGTCCTGTATCGCCTATTTGATCCTAGGGATGGCATTGCTTGGTTCTATCTATGTTCTGCCGATGTATCTCACTCAAATTCAGCAATATAACGCGATGGAAATTGGTGAAGTATTAATGTGGATGGGTTTCCCACAGCTTCTGATATTCCCAATTGTGCCTAAGCTAACACAGATCATTAAGCCTAAGTACTTGGTTACCTTTGGCTTCGCGATGTTCGGATTAAGTTGTTACGTAAATACACACATGACAATCGATTTTGGCGGACAACAACTGATTTTATCCATGGTTCTGCGTGCTATTGGTAGTCCGTTTATCATGGTTCCGCTGTCTTTGGTTGCAATGAAAAACATCAGTAAAATGGATACGCCAGATGCATCAACGTTAACCAACGTGATGCGAAACTTAGGTGGTGCTTTCAGCATCGCGATTATCGCTACGCTATTGGATAACAAAACCAGAGAGCACTTAGCACACATCAAGGAATCTTTACCTTCCGTGAGTCAACTTGGTTGGCAGACGCTTCAGCAACAACAAGCGTTTTTTATTCAGTCAGGAAGTGATGCGGCAACTGCGATGCAACAAGCGCAAGCAAGCTTGCTCGGCACAATGCAACGTGACGCTGCCATCATGGCTTACAACGATGTGTTCTTAATGATGACGGCGTTCTTGGCCCTAGCCGCGGTGTTGATTCTAAACATGCGTGATTAG
- a CDS encoding LysR family transcriptional regulator, with amino-acid sequence MDLNAVTVFTQVVDCGSFTHAAEALNMTKSTVSRKLDELEQHLGVRLITRSTRSLVLTPEGERFYQSSMQMQEIMNQAELEVSANQDLIRGQLNVVLPVELGHQVLAKYIHSFLKEHPNVTLNLELSNREVDIIAEGIDLYAQIGELVDSSLVSRYLTTSKRVLAASPEYLEQFDEISSPNDLKPPFRMIEVVNKAARLPKWHLQLEGGESILIDLPCQLRVNTITACLTACVDGLGLAVLPEFICREHFKTGKLIRLLPEYEMPEVSVSLVYADRQLMPKRKKVFIDYLLTAFQNRKQK; translated from the coding sequence ATGGACTTAAATGCTGTGACTGTTTTTACACAAGTTGTTGATTGTGGGAGTTTCACGCACGCAGCTGAAGCATTGAACATGACCAAGTCGACCGTCAGCCGAAAGCTAGATGAGCTGGAACAGCACCTAGGTGTGAGGTTGATCACTCGTTCGACACGAAGTTTAGTCTTAACGCCAGAGGGTGAGCGCTTTTATCAGTCGAGCATGCAGATGCAAGAGATCATGAACCAAGCTGAGCTAGAGGTTTCTGCCAATCAGGATTTGATCCGAGGGCAGTTGAATGTTGTGTTGCCTGTCGAATTGGGGCATCAAGTATTAGCCAAATACATCCACAGCTTCCTAAAAGAGCACCCAAACGTGACTTTGAACTTAGAACTGTCGAATCGAGAAGTCGATATCATTGCGGAAGGGATCGATCTTTACGCACAAATTGGTGAGCTAGTGGACTCGAGTTTGGTTTCTCGCTACCTCACAACATCAAAGCGTGTATTGGCAGCCAGTCCTGAGTATTTAGAACAGTTCGATGAAATCTCTTCGCCCAATGATCTTAAACCGCCATTCAGAATGATTGAGGTGGTGAACAAGGCGGCGCGTTTACCCAAGTGGCATTTACAATTAGAAGGCGGAGAGTCGATTTTGATCGATCTGCCGTGTCAGTTGCGGGTGAATACCATCACGGCATGTCTAACAGCGTGTGTGGATGGGCTCGGCTTGGCAGTGCTTCCTGAATTCATTTGTCGGGAACACTTCAAGACAGGTAAGCTGATTCGTTTGTTACCTGAATATGAGATGCCGGAAGTTTCAGTAAGCCTAGTGTATGCAGACAGGCAGTTGATGCCGAAACGTAAGAAGGTCTTTATCGACTATCTACTGACTGCCTTTCAAAATAGGAAGCAAAAGTAA
- a CDS encoding HlyD family secretion protein: protein MTENNNASQTVSTKKRKKAPLIATAIMLSLGLAGAGYWYGYGQYFESTDNAYLQGDITNISPKVSGYIVKSYVSDNQSVKEGDLLVQIDDRDYQSALAQANAHLSVVQSDVKNLVAQQTLQRSKINQAESRVDSAQAEYERAIQQVVRSRSLLKRNYASQDEVDSMVAQQKVTQADLEEAKANLVATNDQLTVIASEIEQANASVTEAQAQRDQAQLNLNYTKVYAPADGVIGKRSVREGLLIQAGAPLMSLVPNNQVWIEANFKETQLSGIHKGQTVEVELDAFPGQPLEGVVDSFSPATGAKFALLPPENATGNFTKIVQRVPVKITIPDQQELKGRLLPGLSVVATIDKRG, encoded by the coding sequence ATGACAGAGAACAACAACGCTTCGCAAACAGTAAGCACAAAAAAACGTAAAAAAGCTCCGCTTATTGCTACTGCGATCATGCTGTCATTGGGTTTAGCCGGCGCTGGATACTGGTACGGCTATGGCCAGTACTTTGAATCTACCGACAATGCCTACCTACAAGGCGACATCACGAATATTAGCCCTAAGGTGTCTGGCTATATTGTTAAGTCTTACGTGAGTGATAACCAATCGGTTAAAGAAGGTGATTTGCTGGTTCAAATCGATGACCGTGATTACCAATCAGCACTCGCTCAAGCAAACGCCCATTTAAGCGTCGTGCAATCAGACGTCAAAAATCTAGTGGCACAACAAACGTTACAACGTAGCAAAATTAATCAAGCAGAGAGCCGCGTTGATTCTGCACAAGCTGAATACGAACGCGCGATTCAACAAGTGGTACGTTCTCGTAGCTTACTAAAACGTAACTACGCGTCTCAAGATGAAGTCGACAGCATGGTTGCACAACAAAAAGTAACTCAGGCAGACTTAGAAGAAGCAAAAGCAAACCTCGTTGCAACCAATGACCAATTAACCGTTATCGCTAGTGAGATTGAGCAAGCAAACGCATCCGTGACCGAAGCGCAAGCCCAGAGAGATCAAGCACAGCTTAACCTTAATTACACCAAAGTTTACGCGCCAGCAGATGGCGTGATTGGTAAACGTAGCGTACGTGAAGGCTTGTTGATTCAAGCAGGTGCACCACTGATGAGCTTGGTACCAAACAACCAAGTGTGGATTGAAGCCAACTTTAAAGAGACACAGCTAAGCGGTATTCACAAAGGCCAAACGGTTGAAGTCGAATTAGATGCCTTTCCGGGTCAGCCACTTGAAGGCGTGGTAGACAGTTTCTCCCCTGCGACTGGCGCTAAGTTTGCGCTCTTACCACCAGAAAACGCGACCGGTAACTTCACTAAAATCGTTCAACGTGTACCAGTGAAAATTACGATTCCAGATCAGCAAGAGTTGAAAGGTCGACTGCTTCCTGGTTTGTCTGTGGTAGCGACCATCGATAAACGAGGCTAG
- a CDS encoding Hpt domain-containing protein, whose product MLDFDALNAYLDNDREVIYAVLSTYQEDHGNSLQEIEELVQQQDWGKLHFTVHTLKGILASFGEETATVALERVEQNTLNKLAPQADDLSVIYSEMKIINQQIDEVLSTY is encoded by the coding sequence ATGCTAGACTTTGATGCTTTAAACGCCTATTTAGATAACGACAGAGAAGTCATTTACGCCGTTTTGTCTACATATCAAGAAGACCATGGCAATTCGCTACAAGAAATCGAAGAGTTGGTTCAACAACAAGATTGGGGAAAGCTTCATTTTACGGTGCACACCTTAAAAGGCATTCTAGCCAGCTTTGGTGAAGAAACGGCCACAGTTGCATTGGAAAGAGTAGAACAAAACACACTTAATAAGCTTGCTCCGCAAGCTGATGATCTTTCCGTTATCTACAGCGAAATGAAGATCATTAATCAACAAATTGATGAGGTTCTTAGCACTTATTAG